ACTAGCAATGACATTGCTTGTCATATAGACATTAAATCCTTCTACCTTGCAACCTCGATTTAAAAATCCCTGAATCAATCCCTTGACTAAATCCTGTGTTCCAGCTTTTTGCTCACTTGGCTCTAACTCATCCAAATTGATCACAAAATCCTGTTGAAATGTCTCACTGATAATATGAACTGCCCTTTCCTCTGTCTTTGCAGCAGCGGCCACACAGTCCAAATTAATGCTTCCACCAATCACCTTGCCATGATTGTGATCTGTGTGATTTCCACTAATTTCTGTTCTTCCCGGAGAGGAAAAAAGAAAAATATCTGCATCACCAAAAGAATGAACATAGCCGTCAACTACTGCTTCATATCGCTTTGTCTGCATCGGGCTCTGTTCTGATCCATAAAGTTTTCCAAAAAGCTCCTGCACTTTTGGCGTATATAATAACTCTTTTACATCTGTACTGCCCATCTTACTCCCCCTTTTTACTCATCCCAACTGTGATATACATTTTGTACATCATCATCGGCATCCAAAAGATCCAAAATGCGATTCATCTTTTTGATATCCTCTTCCGAAGATAAATCCACATAATTTTGTGGAATCATTGTGATTTCTGCATCGGCCATTGGAATATTCTTTTTCTCCAACTTCTCTCGAACCTCAGAGAAATCTTCTGGACTTGTAAAAATCTCATAGCTGTCTTCTTCTTCTGAAAAGTCCTCTGCACCAGCATCAAGTGCAAGCATCATCAATTCATCGGCATCTATGTCACATTCTTCCTTGTCAACCACAATGAGACCTCTCTTGTCAAACATATATGATACACAGCCCTGTGCACCAATATTTCCGCCACCCTTTGTAAATGCTGCACGCACATTGGCAGCTGTTCTATTCTTATTATCGGTCAATGTCTCCACAATAATGGCCACACCACTTGGTCCATACCCCTCATAGACATTCTGCTCATAATTTACAGCACTCAAATCTCCTGCTGCCTTTTTGATTCCTCTCTCAATTGTGTCATTTGGCACATTATTTGCCTTTGCCTTGGCAATCACATCACGCAATTTTGAGTTATTATTTGGATCAGATCCTCCTTCTTTTACTGCAACAGCAATCTCTCGACCAATAACAGTAAAAATCTTTCCCTTTGCAGCATCATTTTTCTCTTTTTTGTGCTTAATGTTTGCAAATTTTGAATGTCCTGACATCTCTTCCCACTCCTTGCTCTACTAAATATCGTTTTTATTTTACTATATCAAAGTTTTTCCGTCAATTAAAGCACTCTTTTTTAAGAATTCTTAACATCTTCTGTAGAATCCTCTTCTTTGTCCTTGTGTAAAGTGACTTTTATAGAACGAATAATCTTATTTTCCACCTTGATTGCAGTAAATTCATAGCCATACATTACTAACGAAAACTTTTCCCCATCCTCTGGAATATGCCCAATCTTTGCAATAATCAATCCATTGAGTGTATCAAAGTTATCATAATCTTCCTCTGTAAACTCAATATGCAAGGTTTCTTGAACATCCTCTAAATGAGTCATTCCCTTCATAATATAGCTTCCATCACCAATTTCTGTAATCATCTCTTCATCAATATCATATTCATCCATAATATTTCCGACAATTTCTTCCAAGATATCCTCCATTGTTACAATGCCTGCTGTCTGTCCATACTCATCGACAACAATTTCCATATGGATTTTATCTGATTGCATTTCTTTAAAAAGCGCATCTAACTTCTTTACTTCAGGAATAAAATTTGCCTCGCGCAAAAGACCATCAATCTCCTTGATTTTTTTCTCCTGATAGATGCCCTTATTTGAAAATATCAATGCGTCCTTCATATTCAAGATACCAATGATGCCATCAATATCACCCTCATAGACTGGAAACCTGGAATTGTTTCCTTCCTTCAATATAAAGTCCACAGCCTCTTCTAAAGTCCAGTCGCCATCAATGCAAACCAAACTATTTCTGTGTGTCATAATATCTTCTGCGTGCTTATCATTGAGCTCAAAGATATTGGTAATCATCTCGGCCTCACTGTGCTCAAGAATGCCCTGTTCATGGCCTTCATTGACCATACTCATAATATCTTCTTCTGTCACATTTTCCTCTTTTTTATTTGGATCAATGCCAAAAATGCGAAGGATTACAAAAGAAATCACACGAATAATCAATGTAAATGGAGTGAAAACTCCCATAACAATGCGCACAAGTCCAATATACTTTTTTGCAGTCTTTTGAGGATTTTTAATCGCCAATCGCTTTGGAACTACCATTCCTATACTCACCATCGCCATGGCCGAAATGATGGCAACCAACACAGCCATCCAAATCTTTGAAAAATTTCGAATAATCACACAGCCTATTGCAATAGCAAAGGCCATTTCTAATGTTTGTATGGTATTGACAAATTTCTCTGGACGATTATAAATGCGAAGCACTCGCCCTGCCTTGACATCACCACCCTCCATCTCTTTTTCAAACTCTGTCACATTGATACTTTGTATTGCTGATCCAAATGCAAATAGCACTGCGTCCATAAACACAAAAATCAACAATATAAAAATTAACATCACTTTCTAATTCTCCTTTTTCATCACACAAGAAATACTCTCAATAATATCCCTTGCAATGGTGCTATGCTCTCCATATTTTTTTGCTGCCACTTCTCCACTCTTTCCATGAATATAGGTTCCTAGAGAGGCTGCCGAAAATATATTATAGCCCAAGCAAAATAAACCTGCAATCACTCCTGACAAAACATCACCACTTCCTGCCTTAGCCAGCGCAGGCGAACCCGAAGTATTTTTATACTCCTCTCCACTCGGACTGACAACCAGTGTTTCTTCTGATTTTAAGAGGACATGAACTTGATGATGGAGTGCATACTTTCTTGCCACAGCTAATTTATCCTTCTTAATCTCATCAATGCTCATTCCCACAAGTCTTGACATCTCCCCTAAATGTGGTGTAATTACCATATTTTTGCCAAACAACACCGACATCTTTTTCTTTGCCACAATATTTAGGGCATCCGCATCGACAACCATAGGGAGTAGAGAGGAAGCAAGCACCTGCTCTGTGATCTTTTTTGCCATCTCCCCCTCACCCATTCCTGGTCCAATCACAATGGCTGTTGCCCAAGAAAGCACTTCCTTTAATGTTTTCACATAATTGTCTGGTTCATATGTAGTAATAATCGCTTCTGGCAACATGGTCTGCAAAATAATTCGATTTTCTTCAACTGTAAAAATCCGCACAAGACCTGCACCCACTTTATATGCAGAAAGTGCACTAAAATATGCTGCTCCACTCATACCTCTGCTTCCAGCGATCACCAGTACATGACCATAAGTTCCTTTATTTGCATCTTTTTTTCTCTGTGGAATTTTCTCTAGAACTTCATCTGTATAAACCAACATTTCATTCTCCCTCTACCAGTGCAAATGCCATTGCATATTCATTGGTATTACTAATAGAAACCAAAATCCGCTCTGCTCCTATTTGTTTGGCACGCCTCAATGCCCCATGATATAAATTGACATAGGGCTTTCCAAGTTCATCCCTAAGCACCTCAATATCTCTTGGCATAAACCCCAAAAAACCTGTGCCAAGACTTTTACTCACTGCCTCTTTTACAGCAAAATTACCGGCTAGAAAAGAACTTCTTTTCTTCGCTAGCCGGCACTCCTTTTCTGTATAAATTTTTTTCAGAAAATGTTCCTTTGCACAGGCCTTTTCAATTCGTGAAATTTGAATTAAATCTGTCCCTATCCCAATGATCATTTCTTTGTTTTATCCATCTCCCGATTGACACGATAGGACAGACGCATTAAGGATTCAGAAAGATGTACATTCTCCACAACGACATTGTCGGGAACTTGAAGATCAATATGAGCATAATTCCAAATGCCCACAATCCCTGCTGCAACCAATCGCTTTGCCACTTCTTCGGCCTGCAATTTTGGAATAGCCAGGGCTGCAATATGGATATCATTTTTTTTGATAAAATCTTCGAGTTCGCCCATACTATAGACTCTCACTCCACGAACTTCTTTTCCAATAATCTCTGGATCAATATCAAATATTGCCTTAATATAAAATCCTCTGCGCTCAAAATTAGCATAATTGGCAATGGCCTGTCCAAGGTGTCCTCCACCAATAACAATTAAATTGTTCTCTCGATCGATGCCCAAAATCTTGCCAATCTCATTGTGCAAATACTTGACATTGTACCCATATCCCTGCTGTCCAAAACCGCCAAAATTATTTAAATCTTGTCGAATCTGTGAAGCAGTCACCTTCATTCGGATACTCAACTCCTTTGAAGATATTCTCTCCACTTTTTCTTGAATTAATTCCCCCAAATAGCGATAATATCTCGGTAATCTCGAAATTACTGCTTTTGAGATTCGCTTTTCCTCCATACTAATCTCCTTGTTAATAATTCTACATTTATACCCTAAGTATAGTGAATGATAAGAACATTGTCAATGTATTTTTGCACATACCTAAAAGACAAAACTTTGCCCGATAGCAACAAGGGCTATCGGGCAACAATTACTTCTTTTTTGTTTTTGCTAATGCTCGAGAATAATGATAATTATTCTTATGCACTTCCACCTTATTTAAAACCGTGCCAAGGATCTTGCAATTGACCTTTAACAACTGCTCCTTTACTTTTTGTACCAACTTATAACTAACTTCTCCACTTTTAATGACAATGACTGCACCATCTGTGCATCGCCCAACAACTGCCGCATCGACAATGTTAGAAAGTGGTGGCGTATCAATAATAATGTAGTCATACTCTCGTCTTGCCCGCTCCACAAGGATGGAAAATTCTGCCTCAGCCAAAAGTTCTGCTGGATTTGGTGCATAAGGACCTGCAAAGATAATATCTAAATTAGGAATATTGCTCTCATAGACGATGTCATCGAGTCCCTTTTGACCACTGAGATATTGACTCAAACCATCGACCTTTGAAGAGACAGCATGCTTTGCTATAAATACCGTTCGACGAATGTCAGCATCCAAATATAAGACTCTCTTTCCAATTTGTGTCAACGAATGTGCCAAATTAAAACTTGTATCGGATTTTCCCTCGCCAGGCACGGCACTAGTCAACATAATCACTCTCAAATCATTGCCTGAAAACTGCAAATTTGTTCGCAATACCTTCAATGATTCCTCATATAAGTAGCCATAATTCCCTACATTTAATTCTACTTTTTTCTTTCTCTCTACCAGCATTATTTTCTCCTCCTCTCATACCTACTCTTTTTGGTGTGATCAGGAAGACTTGCCAATACAGTAATTCCAAGGTACTTCTCCACATCTTCCTCTGTCTTAATGGTATCATTTAATAACTCAAAGACAATCAATATGACTGAAACAGCAACAATGCCGAGAAAAGCACCAATCATTGCATTTTTCTTAACACTTGGGCTAGATGGTGCCTTTGGAATCACACCTTTTTCCAAGATCTTCGCTGGTCTCATCTCCATCAATGATCCAATATAGGAAGAAGAAGACTCTGCCACCTGATTGACAATTCTTGTTGCCTTTTCTGGATCTGGATCAGTAATCGTCAAGGACAAAATTCTTGTATCTGTCGGATTCTCCACCTTGAGCTTTCCCTTTAATTCATCATAGCTCATATCAAGGCTCATCTTTCCAATGACTTCCTCAAGTACAGCCCTACTTCTAGCAATTACCTTGTAATCCTTTGTGAGCTTACTTCCAATTTCCAAATCCGCAAGCGATGTCAATGAATTCTCCTTAGAGAGAATATAAATCATTGCTGTCGATTGATACTCTGGTGTGACCATGTAGCGGCTATAACCAAAACCAATGCCCCCCATTACAATGGCGGCCAAGATAATCATCCAGAGACGCTTTTTCAATACTAGAAACAGTGCCACAAGATCGATTTCTAGCTCTTTTGCTGATACATCCTGCTCCATGTTGTTGGCTGAATTTCCCATGTGTTTTTTCCCTTTCATTTCACTCTGTTTTATGCTCGAATCGGCCGATTGTGAAGAATTGCCAGTGCATTATGATAAGTCAATGCTTCAATATGCTCACTTGATAGATTTTTCTTTAGCCAGGTCAATGCTACTTTTGTATCTGGTGGCCGCCAACCTGGTCTGTGCATATCGGTAGACAAAAAATCCACCTTTCCTTCTAGTACAATCTTTCTGCACCATCGAGTATTTTGATCAAAAATATTTCCGCTAAGAGAGAGATAATTCATCTGAAATAATGTGCCCTGATGCTTAAGCTCATCCAAGCGTTCCTTTTTTTTTCTCAGACAAGCATACCTTTCGACATGGGCTAAAATGGGAATATAAGACGAGACCATCAAGTTTCGAATGTTGTGGAGCATATTCTTGTAAGAAATCACAGGCTGAAACTCCACCAATACATATCGGCTGCCTGCAAGCGTTGATATTTCTTGATTTTCCAACCTATTTAGTACATCTACAGAATACAATATCTCCTCACCAAAAAACAATTCCATCTCTGGCAAATCTTTTGCAAGTACCTTTTGCAACACTCTTAATCTCTTTTTCATTATCTCCACGCCTATTGTCGAGTAAGAATGTGGCGTAGCGATGATTTTTTTCACTCCTTGCTGATATGCCATTTTTATTAAATGAATACTTTCCTCAATACTCTGTGCCCCATCATCCACACCATAGATGATATGTGCGTGCATATCTATCAGATTGATTTTTCCGCCCTCTTTTGCTTCTTATTTTTCATCCCTTATAACTTAGCTATTATAACATATTTTTAGATATAATGTCTACATTTCAAAAAGGTAAGGTTTTTTTAAGCTCTTGTCTTGTGTCATACAATAAGTTATACTCATTGTATCTATTTTATTTATACAAAAGGAGAAATTATGATTTTAAGTGCCACGCATATTACAAAATCGTTTGGAAGTGAAACGATTATTCGTGATGCTTCCTTACTTATCAATGAGCACGAAAAGGTTGCTATCGTCGGTCTAAATGGTGCTGGAAAAACTACACTCTTGCGAATTCTTTCCAGAGAAAATCAACCAGACGCTGGCAGTGTTATTTTATCAAAAGATGCTAAACTTGGCTACTTACACCAAATTAATGATATAGATTCTGACTATACGATTCAAGAAGAACTCTACACTGTCATCGAACCCATCATTGCTATGGAAGAAAAGATTTCCAAAATGGAAGAACAAATGAAACATCTTCATGGCGAAGAGCTCGAAAAACTCTATGATGACTATAACCATCTCACTCACCAATATGAACTGGCTGATGGCTATGTTGCAAGAAGTAAAGTCTCTGGAATTTTAAAGGGTTTAGGCTTTTCGGAAAATGATTTTCAAAAAAAGATTCATTCCCTCTCTGGTGGACAAAAGACGAGAGTCTTTCTTGGAAAACTTTTATTGTCTGCACCAGATATTATTCTTCTTGATGAGCCAACCAACCATCTTGACCTCTCAAGTATCGAGTGGCTGGAGGGATATCTTCTCAACTACAAGGGAGCCGTTGTCATCGTCTCCCATGACCGCTACTTTTTAGACAAAATTGTGGGCAAGGTCATCGATGTAGAAAATGGCGAGGTCAATACCTATCTTGGCAATTACACAGCTTTTGCACAAAAAAAAGCAATGCTAAGAGAAGCTGCACTCAAGGCCTATATGAACCAACAGCAAGAAATCAAACACCAAGAGGCAGTGATTGAAAAACTTCGCTCATTTAACCGTGAAAAATCAATTAAGCGAGCTGAGAGCCGAGAAAAAATGCTCGATAAGATTACACACATCGACAAACCGATTGAACTAAAAAGTGATATGTCTCTCTTCTTTACACAATCCGAAGAAAGTGGAAATGATGTTCTCAAAGTTTCCAATCTCTCTAAGTCCTTTGGAAATCAGCAACTTTTTTCCAATCTTCATTTTGAAATAAAGCGCGGCGAACATGTCGCCATTATCGGGGACAATGGTGCTGGAAAAACAACCATTTTAAAAATGTTAAACCATATGATTTCCCCTGATACCGGAAGTATCACTTTTGGCTCTCGCATCCATCTCGCCTATTACGATCAGGAACATCAAGTCCTACATATGGAAAAAACGCTCTTTGATGAAGTGCAGGATTCCTATCCAAATCTAGATAATACTCGTGTGCGAAATGTTCTCGCTGCATTTTTATTTACTGGAGATGATGTGTACAAAAAGATAGCTGACCTCAGCGGTGGTGAGCGTGGTCGTGTCTCTTTGGTCAAGTTAATGCTCTCAAAGGCCAATGTTCTCCTTTTGGACGAGCCAACCAACCACCTTGACATTGTCAGCAAGGAAATTCTTGAAAATGCCATTGCCAATTTCACTGGAACGGTCATTTATGTCTCCCACGACCGCTACTTTATCAATCGCACAGCCAATCGCATCTTAGATCTTCGCCACAAACAATTATTTAATTACATTGGAAATTACGATTACTATCTTGAAAAAAAGGAGATCACAGAAGCTGCTCATCGAGCTGATATTGACAATGTAAGTGAACCGACCACTTTCACTACAACAGAAAGCAAAAGTGATTGGAAGTCGAGTAAGGCTTTGCAAGCCGAACAGCGAAAGAGAAAAAATGCGATTGCACGCTGTGAAAAGGAAATTGAAAAACTTGAAGAATGGATCGCCAAAATTGACGAGCAATTTCTTGATCCTGAACTTCAAACAAATGCTATCGAGCTTGCTCGCCTTCAAAAAGAAAAGGAAGAGCACAGCCAAAAGCTAAATGATTTATACCTTGAATGGGAGGAACTTTCATCAAAAGAATAACTTTCCCAAAATAAGAAAACCCCATGGAGCCGATTTTCTTGAATCCATGGGGTTTTTATACTATGCAAAATTACTTTAATACAACTTTCTCAAGTTTCCAAATATCTCTTACATACTCCTCGATTGTTCGATCAGAAGAGAACTTTCCAGCAGATGCGGTCTGCAAGAGGGCCATTCTTGCCCATTCGTCCTCATCTCTGTACGCTGCATCCACTCTTTCCTGTGCGTCTGCATAAGACCGGAAATCCTTTAAGATAAAGTAAGTATCTGCTCTATCTGAGCTGAGTGTATTGAGCAGAGAATTGTACAAATCTCTAAATAACTCAGGATCAACTGGTGAATAGTAACCATTGATTAACTGCATTAGTACACGGCGGATATCCTGATCATTATTAAATATCTCCATTGGATCATATCCACCATTCTTCTCGTAGTTAATGACCTCATCTGAGCTCATACCAAAGATAAATGCATTTTCTGCACCGACCTCATCGACAATCTCTACATTTGCACCGTCCATTGTTCCAAGTGTAGGGGCACCATTTAACATAAACTTCATGTTACCTGTTCCTGATGCTTCCTTACTTGCTGTAGAAATCTGCTCGCTGACATCAGCTGCAGCAAAGATAATCTCTGCATTAGATACACGATAGTCCTCGATAAAGACAACCTTAATCTTTCCATTGATGGTAGGATCATTGTTAATGACATCTGCCACAGAGTTAATTAACTTAATCGTCAACTTCGCACGGCGATATCCAGCTGCGGCCTTAGCACCAAAGATAAATGTTCTTGGCACAATATCAAGCACTGGATTGTCCTTTAACTTATTGTACAAATACATTACATGCAAGATGTTAAGCAGCTGACGCTTGTACTCATGTAATCTCTTTACCTGAATATCAAAGATGGAACGAGGATCAACATCAACGCCATTGTGCTCCTTGATATAATTCGCAAGGCGAACCTTGTTTTGGTACTTGATGTTCATAAATTCCTGTTGACTCTTCTTGTCATCAAGGAATACCTTTAGCTTTGCAATCTTTGAAAGATCGGTGATCCAATCGTCTCCAATCTTATTGGTAATCCAATTTGCAAGCAATGGGTTGGCATGGAGAAGGAATCTTCTCTGTGTGATACCATTGGTCTTGTTATTGAACTTTTCTGGTGTCATTTCGTAGAAATCCTTTAACTCTTGCTTCTCCAGAATTTCTGTGTGCAACTTCGCCACACCATTGACAGAAAAGCTTCCAGCAATAGCCATATAGGCCATTCTCACCTGACCATCATGAATAATCGCCATTCTATGTACCTTGTCATTATCGCCAGGATACTTTGACTGAATTTCCAAGACAAATCTTCTATTAATCTCTTCCACGATTTGATAAATTCTTGGTAGCAATCTGGAAAAGAGCTCGATTGGCCACTTCTCAAGAGCTTCTGCCATAATCGTATGATTTGTGTACGCACAGCACTGTGTTGTAATGCTCCAAGCATCATCCCATGACAGTCCCTCTTCGTCAATCAAGATGCGCATAAGCTCTGGAACTGTAACAGTTGGATGTGTATCATTCATCTGGAATACTACCTTCTTTGGAAGGTCATGAATATCACTGTTCTTTTCCTTAAACTTTAAGACTGCTCTTTGAATACTTGCAGAAATAAAGAAATACTGTTGCTTTAAGCGCAACTCCTTACCCGCATAGTGATTATCATTTGGATAGAGCACCTCACAAATATTCTTTGCAAGATTGTCCTGCTCAACAGCCTTTTGATAATCTCCCTTGTCAAATTGCTCAAGGCTGAAGTTAGATACAGAACGAGCATCCCAAATACGCAATGTGTTGACAATGCCATTTTCATAACCAACAATTGGCATATCATATGGAACAGCGAGCACAGAAGAATATCCATCCTGAACGAACTTATTCTTTCCATCCTTTACTTCTACACGAACATGACCACCAAACTTAACCTCAACCTGATACTCATCGCGACGAAGCTCAAATTGATATCCGTCTTTTAACCACTCATCTGGAACCTCAATCTGATATCCGTCCCTAATCTCTTGCTTGAACATACCATAGTGATAGCGAATACCACAGCCATACGCCGGATAGCCAAGTGTTGCTAAAGAATCAAGGAAACAAGCAGCAAGTCTTCCAAGTCCACCATTTCCAAGTGCTGGATCTCTCTCCTGATCCTCAATGAGATTTAAATCAAATCCCAACTCATCAAGAGCTTCCTTCACTTCCTTCACTGCTCCAAGATTAATAATATTATTTCCCAGAGCACGACCAATCAAAAACTCCATAGAAAGATAATAAACGGTCTTTACATCCTTCTCTTCATAAGCTTTTTGTGTCTTCATCCAGTCATCAATAATGAGCTTTTGCATAGTCAAGCTCACCGCCTGATAGACCTCCATTGGGTTGGCCTCTTCAATTGATCTTCTATAAAGAATCTTTACATTACTAATAATATCTTGTTTAATCTGATTCTTATCAAACTTTTTACTCCGAATCAGTCCTGTCATTAACATACCTCCACCTTGCATTTTTTAATTGTTTTTTACTACCTTCTCAACTCCAAGCAAAACACTCTCACCATTGAGGTTCCAATGCTTGTTGTATCCACTGACACTGCCAAAGACAATATCATCAGCTAAAGTTTCCGACTTCACCTGATCGACATTTGCTTTGATAATCTCAGCCAATTTATCATTATCACTCTGTGAAAGAATGATGTGATCAGTAACCTCAAATCCTGCTTCCTTGCGCATTGTCTGCACTTTTGAAATAACCTCGCGAACAAATCCCTCTTCAATCAGTTCTGGTGTAAGACGAATATCGAGTACAACCGTCACCTGATTGTCTTCCTGAGAAACAAAATTTTCACTCTTTGCTGTCTCGATCAACAAGTCATCCATTGTCAGTGAAATTTTCTCGCCATCAAAGTCAAATTCCAATGCCCCATCGCTCTTTAACTTTTTCATTGCTGCTGGACCATCCAGATGAGCCAATGCCTCTTTAATCTTTCCAAGTTGCTTTCCATACTTTGGTCCTACTGTCTTTAATTGTGGCTTAAAGGTATAATTTACAAAGTCCTCAACATCATCTCTAAAGCTCACCTGCTTTACATTGAGCTCATCCTTGATAATGTCCGTATAGAATTTGTCTAACACATTGTCAGACTTCACATACATATCTGCAATTGGCTGACGATTTTTAATGTTTGCTTCATTTCTCGCCGCACGACCAAGGACGACAATGTCCAACACCTCATCCATGTCTACTTCCAATTTCTTGTCAATCAACCGCTCATTCACCTGTGGATAGTCGCAAAGATGAATACTTTCTGGTGCACTTTTATCCACATTTCGCACAAGATTTTGATAAATCTGCTCTGTCATAAATGGAATCATTGGTGCAGCTAGCTTAGAAAGTGTCACCAATGCTGTATATAAGGTCATATAGGCAGAAACTTTATCTTGCTCCATTCCCTTAGCCCAGAATCGTTCTCTACATCTGCGAACATACCAATTGCTCATCTCATCAGTAAAGACTTGTAATGCTCTGGCTGCCTCAGTCACCTTATAGTTTGCCAAATCCTCATCAACTTCCTTAATTAAAGAATTAAGCTTTGACATCAGCCACTTATCCATCACAGTCAGCTGATCATACTCCAGCTTATGCTTTGTCGGATCAAACTGATCAATCTCTGCATAGAGCACATAGAAAGCATAGGTATTCCAAAGGGTACCCATAAACTTTCTCTGACCTTCCTGTACTGCCTTTCCATAGAAGCGGTTTGGAAGCCAAGGTGCGGAATTGATATAGAAATACCAACGAATCGCATCTGCACCATATTCCCTGAGTGCATCCATTGGGTCTACTGCATTTCCCTTTGACTTACTCATCTTCTGACCATTTTCATCCTGTACATGTCCAAGGACAATGACATTTTTATATGGTGCCTTATTAAAAATCAAGGTAGAAACTGCCAGTAGAGAATAGAACCAACCTCTTGTTTGATCCACAGCCTCAGAAATAAAGTCTGCTGGGAATTGCTGTTCAAATACTTCCTTATTCTCAAATGGATAGTGATGCTGAGCAAATGGCATAGATCCTGAATCAAACCAACAATCAATCACTTCAGGAACTCTCTTCATCTGTCCACCACACTCTGGACATTTGATGGTCACTGCATCAATAAATGGACGGTGCAACTCA
This region of Lachnospiraceae bacterium oral taxon 096 genomic DNA includes:
- a CDS encoding HlyC/CorC family transporter, producing MLIFILLIFVFMDAVLFAFGSAIQSINVTEFEKEMEGGDVKAGRVLRIYNRPEKFVNTIQTLEMAFAIAIGCVIIRNFSKIWMAVLVAIISAMAMVSIGMVVPKRLAIKNPQKTAKKYIGLVRIVMGVFTPFTLIIRVISFVILRIFGIDPNKKEENVTEEDIMSMVNEGHEQGILEHSEAEMITNIFELNDKHAEDIMTHRNSLVCIDGDWTLEEAVDFILKEGNNSRFPVYEGDIDGIIGILNMKDALIFSNKGIYQEKKIKEIDGLLREANFIPEVKKLDALFKEMQSDKIHMEIVVDEYGQTAGIVTMEDILEEIVGNIMDEYDIDEEMITEIGDGSYIMKGMTHLEDVQETLHIEFTEEDYDNFDTLNGLIIAKIGHIPEDGEKFSLVMYGYEFTAIKVENKIIRSIKVTLHKDKEEDSTEDVKNS
- a CDS encoding YebC/PmpR family DNA-binding transcriptional regulator, with amino-acid sequence MSGHSKFANIKHKKEKNDAAKGKIFTVIGREIAVAVKEGGSDPNNNSKLRDVIAKAKANNVPNDTIERGIKKAAGDLSAVNYEQNVYEGYGPSGVAIIVETLTDNKNRTAANVRAAFTKGGGNIGAQGCVSYMFDKRGLIVVDKEECDIDADELMMLALDAGAEDFSEEEDSYEIFTSPEDFSEVREKLEKKNIPMADAEITMIPQNYVDLSSEEDIKKMNRILDLLDADDDVQNVYHSWDE
- a CDS encoding protein tyrosine phosphatase, with product MHAHIIYGVDDGAQSIEESIHLIKMAYQQGVKKIIATPHSYSTIGVEIMKKRLRVLQKVLAKDLPEMELFFGEEILYSVDVLNRLENQEISTLAGSRYVLVEFQPVISYKNMLHNIRNLMVSSYIPILAHVERYACLRKKKERLDELKHQGTLFQMNYLSLSGNIFDQNTRWCRKIVLEGKVDFLSTDMHRPGWRPPDTKVALTWLKKNLSSEHIEALTYHNALAILHNRPIRA
- a CDS encoding redox-sensing transcriptional repressor Rex, with amino-acid sequence MEEKRISKAVISRLPRYYRYLGELIQEKVERISSKELSIRMKVTASQIRQDLNNFGGFGQQGYGYNVKYLHNEIGKILGIDRENNLIVIGGGHLGQAIANYANFERRGFYIKAIFDIDPEIIGKEVRGVRVYSMGELEDFIKKNDIHIAALAIPKLQAEEVAKRLVAAGIVGIWNYAHIDLQVPDNVVVENVHLSESLMRLSYRVNREMDKTKK
- a CDS encoding CpsD/CapB family tyrosine-protein kinase → MLVERKKKVELNVGNYGYLYEESLKVLRTNLQFSGNDLRVIMLTSAVPGEGKSDTSFNLAHSLTQIGKRVLYLDADIRRTVFIAKHAVSSKVDGLSQYLSGQKGLDDIVYESNIPNLDIIFAGPYAPNPAELLAEAEFSILVERARREYDYIIIDTPPLSNIVDAAVVGRCTDGAVIVIKSGEVSYKLVQKVKEQLLKVNCKILGTVLNKVEVHKNNYHYSRALAKTKKK
- a CDS encoding polysaccharide export protein is translated as MEQDVSAKELEIDLVALFLVLKKRLWMIILAAIVMGGIGFGYSRYMVTPEYQSTAMIYILSKENSLTSLADLEIGSKLTKDYKVIARSRAVLEEVIGKMSLDMSYDELKGKLKVENPTDTRILSLTITDPDPEKATRIVNQVAESSSSYIGSLMEMRPAKILEKGVIPKAPSSPSVKKNAMIGAFLGIVAVSVILIVFELLNDTIKTEEDVEKYLGITVLASLPDHTKKSRYERRRK
- a CDS encoding NAD(P)H-hydrate dehydratase; the protein is MLVYTDEVLEKIPQRKKDANKGTYGHVLVIAGSRGMSGAAYFSALSAYKVGAGLVRIFTVEENRIILQTMLPEAIITTYEPDNYVKTLKEVLSWATAIVIGPGMGEGEMAKKITEQVLASSLLPMVVDADALNIVAKKKMSVLFGKNMVITPHLGEMSRLVGMSIDEIKKDKLAVARKYALHHQVHVLLKSEETLVVSPSGEEYKNTSGSPALAKAGSGDVLSGVIAGLFCLGYNIFSAASLGTYIHGKSGEVAAKKYGEHSTIARDIIESISCVMKKEN
- the acpS gene encoding holo-ACP synthase, with the translated sequence MIIGIGTDLIQISRIEKACAKEHFLKKIYTEKECRLAKKRSSFLAGNFAVKEAVSKSLGTGFLGFMPRDIEVLRDELGKPYVNLYHGALRRAKQIGAERILVSISNTNEYAMAFALVEGE